Proteins co-encoded in one Christiangramia fulva genomic window:
- the deoC gene encoding deoxyribose-phosphate aldolase — protein MDLNTFIDHTLLTPTATEKDIQTLCEEAVSFKFYAVCVNTCYVKFAKEQLAGSEVKVAATVGFPLGASSSKAKITEAEEAVKAGADEIDMVINLGYAKDGHWEKVKNEIAAIKKAIGDSVLKVIIETCYLSEHEIRKACETAMEANADFVKTSTGFGSRGASFDDVKIMKEVVGEKLKIKASGGIRDAGTAKKYIELGVSRIGTSSGKKIVSEA, from the coding sequence ATGGATCTAAATACATTTATAGATCATACTCTCCTTACTCCCACAGCTACAGAAAAGGATATTCAGACCTTATGCGAAGAAGCAGTTTCTTTTAAGTTTTATGCCGTTTGCGTGAATACCTGCTATGTAAAATTTGCAAAAGAACAATTAGCCGGTTCTGAAGTAAAGGTCGCAGCTACGGTAGGTTTTCCTTTGGGAGCCTCTTCTTCAAAAGCTAAAATTACCGAAGCAGAGGAGGCTGTAAAGGCCGGAGCCGATGAGATTGATATGGTGATTAATCTCGGGTATGCCAAAGACGGGCATTGGGAAAAGGTGAAAAATGAAATTGCTGCCATTAAGAAGGCTATTGGAGACAGTGTTCTTAAAGTAATTATCGAAACCTGCTACCTGTCTGAACACGAGATCCGGAAAGCCTGTGAAACGGCTATGGAAGCGAATGCCGATTTTGTGAAAACCTCCACCGGGTTTGGAAGCCGCGGCGCGAGCTTTGACGATGTAAAGATCATGAAAGAGGTAGTGGGCGAAAAGTTAAAAATAAAGGCTTCAGGAGGAATACGAGATGCCGGGACCGCAAAAAAATATATAGAACTTGGAGTAAGCCGAATTGGTACTTCTTCAGGAAAAAAAATAGTTTCAGAAGCCTAA
- a CDS encoding c-type cytochrome, producing the protein MNYLNRILGIIGLTALLACGGHDEKKEKDNDDIQLGNYESSSAPKEEKSAPATAQVDMSDKGIGPVENVELSDEIDMDLAKKGETIYSNNCTACHKPTKKFIGPAPVGILDRRSPEWVMNMILNPTEMLQKDPIAKQLLVEYNGSPMADQNLTEDEARAVLEYFRTLK; encoded by the coding sequence ATGAATTATTTGAATAGAATCTTAGGAATTATTGGCCTTACAGCACTTCTTGCCTGCGGAGGTCATGACGAAAAAAAAGAAAAGGATAACGATGATATCCAGTTAGGTAATTACGAGAGTTCTTCTGCTCCTAAAGAAGAAAAATCAGCTCCCGCAACAGCTCAGGTAGACATGAGCGACAAAGGTATCGGACCGGTAGAAAATGTAGAATTATCTGATGAAATAGATATGGACCTTGCCAAAAAAGGTGAAACTATCTATAGCAATAATTGCACTGCCTGTCACAAGCCTACTAAAAAATTCATCGGCCCGGCTCCAGTTGGAATTTTAGACAGACGTTCTCCAGAATGGGTGATGAACATGATCCTGAATCCCACCGAAATGTTACAGAAAGATCCAATCGCAAAACAGTTGCTGGTAGAGTACAATGGTTCACCCATGGCTGATCAAAACCTGACCGAAGATGAAGCAAGGGCTGTTTTAGAGTATTTCAGAACCTTAAAATAA
- a CDS encoding fasciclin domain-containing protein → MKNKFAFLSLLILISALTGCKENQQNESATVTKVEEKAPVKQGQAFIKDDVSKPNVLDIAVNSPDHKTLTAAIHAAELENALVNAGPLMVFAPTDEAFAQLPAGTVEDLLKPENKAKLALILKHHVTPGNYDKEFLKHFKKLGQASDQNVPVEVKGEDVYVGGAKIIASVPAGNGIVHVVDKVILPEN, encoded by the coding sequence ATGAAAAACAAGTTCGCTTTTTTAAGTCTGCTGATCCTGATTTCCGCACTGACCGGATGTAAGGAAAATCAGCAAAACGAATCAGCCACTGTTACCAAAGTCGAGGAAAAAGCTCCTGTAAAACAGGGCCAGGCCTTTATTAAAGATGATGTTTCCAAGCCTAATGTCCTTGATATAGCTGTTAATTCTCCAGACCATAAAACACTTACCGCTGCCATTCATGCCGCAGAACTTGAAAATGCACTTGTGAATGCAGGCCCCTTGATGGTTTTCGCACCCACCGATGAGGCTTTTGCCCAGCTTCCCGCAGGAACTGTTGAAGACCTTCTTAAACCTGAAAATAAAGCCAAACTCGCCCTGATCCTTAAACATCACGTTACTCCGGGGAATTATGACAAAGAATTCCTGAAGCATTTTAAAAAGCTTGGACAGGCCAGCGATCAAAATGTTCCTGTTGAAGTCAAAGGTGAAGATGTTTATGTTGGAGGCGCAAAGATCATCGCGAGCGTACCTGCCGGAAATGGTATCGTACACGTGGTTGACAAAGTAATCCTGCCAGAAAATTAA
- the nosZ gene encoding Sec-dependent nitrous-oxide reductase, with product MKNSIKILILLFSTVGIFSCNKQQDKNNEGQSGALASNAAERVYVAPGEYDEFYAFISGGFSGQLSVYGLPSGRLLKVIPVFSQDPEKAWGYNEETKPMLETSHGFIPWDDAHHPDISQTNGKLDGRWVFINGNNTPRIAKIDLTTFETTEIIEIPNSAGNHSSSFVTENTEYVVAGTRFSVPIPQRDMPIKDYKGNFKGALSFLSVDPESGRMDLKFQIIMPGFDYDLSHPGRGKSHGWFFFSTYNSEEANSLLEVNASQNDKDFIAAINWKKIEEYVNNGGGKKVPAKYAHNIYDDETHTATSTMENEVTVVDPTEVPGAIYLLPTPKSPHGCDVNPTGEYIVGNGKLSADLTVHSFSKMINAIENKKFDGEAYGIPILRFEDVLAGTVKQAGLGPLHTEFDDKGNAYTSFFISSEVVKWKVETQEVIDRQPCYYSVGHVMIPGGNSAHPFGKYVLAMNKITKDRYLPTGPEVTQSAQLYDITGEKMQLLLDFPTIGEPHYAAGIPADIVRENSRKIFKLSENKHKYATISNGDARVERDGNEVHIYMTMIRSHFTPDNIEGVKVGDKVYFHVTNHEQDYDVPHGIAMIGANNSELLIMPGQTETFVWEPKEVGVWPFYCTDFCSALHQEMQGYVRVSPKDSNVPISWSLGE from the coding sequence ATGAAGAACTCAATAAAAATCCTAATACTCCTCTTCTCGACCGTGGGTATTTTTAGTTGCAATAAGCAACAGGATAAGAACAACGAAGGCCAAAGTGGGGCCCTCGCTTCGAACGCCGCTGAAAGAGTCTATGTGGCTCCGGGGGAATATGATGAATTTTATGCCTTCATTTCAGGAGGCTTCAGCGGACAGCTATCTGTTTATGGATTGCCATCCGGCAGGTTGCTAAAAGTGATCCCTGTATTTTCTCAGGACCCTGAAAAAGCCTGGGGTTACAATGAAGAAACAAAACCGATGCTTGAAACTTCCCATGGTTTTATTCCCTGGGATGATGCTCACCATCCTGATATTTCTCAAACAAACGGGAAACTTGATGGCCGCTGGGTTTTTATCAACGGAAATAACACCCCGAGAATCGCAAAAATCGATCTTACAACCTTTGAAACTACCGAAATTATAGAGATCCCCAACAGTGCCGGGAACCACAGCTCATCCTTCGTGACCGAAAATACAGAATACGTAGTTGCTGGAACCCGGTTTTCTGTTCCTATTCCTCAAAGGGACATGCCTATCAAAGATTATAAAGGGAATTTCAAAGGTGCCCTGTCTTTTCTTAGTGTAGATCCCGAATCAGGAAGAATGGATCTAAAATTCCAGATCATTATGCCAGGTTTCGATTATGACCTTTCCCATCCCGGAAGAGGCAAATCTCACGGCTGGTTCTTCTTTTCAACCTATAACAGCGAAGAGGCTAATTCTCTTTTAGAAGTAAACGCTTCTCAAAATGACAAGGATTTTATCGCGGCAATTAACTGGAAGAAAATTGAAGAATATGTGAATAATGGCGGAGGTAAAAAAGTACCAGCAAAATATGCTCACAATATCTATGATGATGAAACTCACACTGCTACTTCTACTATGGAAAATGAAGTGACAGTGGTAGATCCAACCGAAGTTCCCGGAGCTATTTATTTGCTTCCTACTCCTAAATCCCCTCACGGATGTGACGTCAACCCAACTGGCGAATATATCGTAGGAAATGGTAAACTTTCCGCCGATCTTACCGTGCATTCATTCTCAAAAATGATCAACGCCATTGAGAATAAAAAATTCGATGGAGAAGCTTACGGAATTCCAATACTTAGATTTGAAGATGTACTTGCCGGAACCGTAAAACAAGCTGGTCTTGGACCATTACATACCGAATTTGACGATAAAGGAAATGCTTATACTTCTTTCTTCATTTCTTCTGAAGTGGTAAAATGGAAAGTAGAAACCCAGGAAGTCATTGACCGCCAACCCTGTTATTATTCAGTAGGGCACGTTATGATCCCTGGTGGTAACTCAGCTCATCCTTTCGGAAAATATGTACTTGCGATGAACAAGATCACCAAAGACCGTTACCTGCCTACCGGCCCTGAAGTAACCCAGTCTGCACAGTTATATGATATTACCGGGGAGAAAATGCAATTATTACTTGATTTCCCAACTATTGGAGAACCTCATTATGCCGCAGGTATTCCTGCCGATATTGTAAGGGAAAACTCCAGGAAGATCTTTAAACTTTCAGAAAACAAGCATAAATATGCTACCATCTCTAATGGGGATGCCAGGGTTGAAAGAGATGGAAATGAAGTTCATATATACATGACAATGATCAGAAGCCATTTTACGCCTGATAATATTGAAGGAGTTAAAGTAGGCGACAAAGTTTACTTCCACGTAACCAATCACGAACAGGATTATGACGTGCCTCATGGTATCGCAATGATCGGTGCGAATAATTCAGAATTGCTTATCATGCCAGGTCAAACTGAAACTTTCGTGTGGGAACCTAAAGAGGTAGGTGTCTGGCCATTCTACTGTACCGACTTCTGTTCAGCTCTTCATCAGGAAATGCAGGGATATGTAAGAGTTTCTCCTAAAGACTCCAATGTTCCCATCAGCTGGTCGCTGGGCGAATAA
- a CDS encoding nitrous oxide reductase accessory protein NosL translates to MKAYIYGIMLMVLTLSCQVEPHKINYGHEACSYCKMTIVDSKYASQLVASTGKAYNFDAIECMINFKKENPDKNFSLFLVSDYDNPGKLIDASGANYLISDEISSPMGANLAAFTTKQEAEKTKNLFGGTIYEWEDVTQEVRN, encoded by the coding sequence ATGAAAGCCTATATCTATGGCATAATGCTTATGGTACTGACGCTTAGCTGCCAGGTTGAGCCACATAAGATAAACTATGGTCATGAGGCCTGTTCGTATTGCAAAATGACCATTGTAGATAGTAAATATGCATCCCAACTCGTTGCAAGCACCGGTAAAGCCTATAATTTTGATGCCATTGAATGCATGATAAATTTCAAAAAGGAAAATCCCGATAAAAACTTTAGCCTTTTTCTGGTATCCGATTATGATAATCCGGGAAAGCTGATAGACGCGTCCGGCGCCAATTATTTGATTAGTGATGAGATCTCGAGCCCAATGGGTGCAAACCTCGCTGCTTTCACTACAAAACAGGAAGCAGAAAAAACTAAAAATCTCTTCGGCGGAACTATTTATGAATGGGAAGATGTCACCCAGGAGGTTCGAAATTAG
- a CDS encoding nitrous oxide reductase accessory protein NosL codes for MKKIIFILAFLILPVSLMTSQTEGSKFCAFCKMPLKQNEFFSEISISKSEKIHFGSIECLLNYLIENEDLNYQKLSVTNYLHPEIPIPAKEAIYIKSNRIQSPMGAHLAAFSSKEEIKTFGIKENDKVYSWEELYQSFKTKNNGSEKVHFHDHFRPDAFAPNGVMGDHLHPKGEWMLSARYMYMEMDGMKTGNDKITSPEVFENYSMAPASMEMQMLMLGVMYAPSSRLTLALMQNIVRNDMTMNAQMMNNGMSMMTDFSTMAEGFGDLQISALYGLYSKNARSLHLNLGLNVPVGSINERDDTPMTSNAKLAYAMQPGQGTFNAIAGFTYKEMYDTTSWGSQFLASLPLGENSEAYHWGALYQLNFWGAYRVSTNISFSGRVLGLVQNGIDGEDEELNAMMSPATNPQNYGGEKVKAFGGMNISFPVESTLRSWRVAMEIGAPVYENYNGVQMNENLTFSAGIKYLIF; via the coding sequence ATGAAAAAAATAATTTTCATACTGGCATTTCTTATTCTGCCCGTAAGCCTGATGACATCCCAAACTGAAGGGTCAAAATTCTGTGCTTTTTGTAAGATGCCCTTGAAACAGAACGAGTTTTTTTCGGAGATCTCTATTTCCAAATCTGAGAAAATCCATTTCGGTTCCATAGAATGCCTTCTTAATTACCTCATAGAAAACGAAGATCTGAACTACCAAAAATTAAGCGTTACAAATTATCTGCATCCCGAAATTCCAATTCCGGCAAAAGAGGCGATTTATATCAAAAGCAATCGTATTCAAAGTCCTATGGGCGCACACCTCGCTGCATTTTCTTCAAAAGAGGAAATTAAAACTTTCGGAATTAAGGAAAATGACAAAGTTTATTCCTGGGAAGAGCTCTACCAGAGTTTCAAAACAAAAAATAACGGATCGGAAAAAGTTCATTTTCACGACCATTTTCGTCCCGATGCATTCGCCCCTAACGGCGTAATGGGCGACCACCTGCATCCAAAAGGGGAATGGATGCTTTCTGCCCGTTATATGTATATGGAAATGGATGGAATGAAAACAGGCAACGATAAAATAACTTCCCCTGAAGTTTTTGAAAATTACAGCATGGCTCCCGCCAGCATGGAAATGCAAATGCTGATGCTTGGTGTGATGTATGCTCCTTCCAGCCGTCTGACCCTTGCGCTTATGCAAAACATCGTTCGGAACGATATGACCATGAACGCGCAAATGATGAATAACGGAATGTCCATGATGACAGATTTTTCCACAATGGCTGAGGGTTTTGGTGACCTACAGATCAGCGCCCTGTACGGGCTTTATTCAAAAAATGCAAGATCACTTCATTTGAATTTAGGTTTAAACGTTCCCGTTGGATCGATAAACGAAAGAGATGACACTCCCATGACCAGCAATGCTAAATTAGCTTACGCCATGCAACCGGGACAGGGAACTTTCAATGCCATTGCAGGTTTCACCTATAAAGAAATGTATGATACCACATCGTGGGGAAGTCAGTTTCTTGCAAGCCTCCCTCTTGGAGAAAATTCTGAAGCTTATCACTGGGGAGCTCTTTATCAGCTTAATTTTTGGGGAGCTTATCGAGTTTCTACCAATATCAGTTTTTCGGGACGTGTGCTCGGCCTGGTTCAAAATGGTATTGATGGAGAAGACGAAGAACTCAATGCCATGATGTCTCCTGCTACAAATCCGCAAAATTATGGGGGAGAAAAAGTAAAGGCCTTTGGCGGCATGAACATTTCCTTTCCGGTGGAATCAACATTGAGAAGCTGGCGGGTGGCTATGGAAATAGGCGCGCCGGTGTATGAAAATTATAATGGCGTTCAAATGAATGAAAATTTAACTTTTTCGGCCGGGATAAAATACCTGATCTTTTAA
- a CDS encoding nitrous oxide reductase family maturation protein NosD — MKLFSTYCLFFFLILESFASRGNIIEVCATCEYRSIANAVEKAQPHDTIFIKAGTYKEYNIQITKPLSLIGVDHPVIDGEDKGEIISIQANDVTVKGLKIINVGTSYTKDFAAVRVVQSENFLIENLKLEKLFFGIYLEKAKHGKVINNEIHGDAVEEFNSGNGIHLWYCKDVEVTGNTAEQVRDGIYLEFSDNILIKNNRSLNNIRYGLHFMFSNYDTYENNLFQNNGAGVAVMFSKFITMKGNRFSQNWGTASFGLLLKEIYDSEISYNTFEENTIGINIEGSNRINYLHNNFRNNGWAVKVRGACYTNIFRNNNFYNNSFEISYNSNLNDNEFDHNYWSEYTGYDLDKNGIGDVPYRPVKLFSYIVNRTPETIILLRSLFIDIIDFSEKVSPVFTPDNLKDEHPLLKPVNHDTDKRS, encoded by the coding sequence ATGAAGCTTTTTAGTACATACTGCCTTTTCTTTTTCCTGATTTTGGAAAGCTTCGCTTCCCGGGGCAATATTATTGAAGTATGTGCTACCTGCGAATATAGAAGTATTGCGAACGCGGTGGAAAAAGCCCAGCCTCATGATACGATCTTTATAAAAGCAGGAACCTACAAAGAATACAACATCCAGATCACCAAACCGCTGAGTTTAATTGGTGTTGATCATCCCGTGATCGATGGTGAAGACAAAGGGGAGATCATAAGCATCCAGGCTAATGATGTTACTGTGAAAGGTCTCAAAATTATCAATGTTGGCACCAGTTATACCAAAGATTTTGCTGCCGTCAGGGTGGTGCAAAGTGAAAACTTCCTTATCGAAAATTTAAAGCTGGAAAAGCTCTTTTTCGGCATTTACCTGGAAAAAGCTAAACATGGAAAAGTTATCAATAATGAGATTCATGGCGATGCCGTTGAGGAGTTCAATTCTGGAAACGGGATCCATCTGTGGTACTGTAAAGATGTGGAGGTAACCGGAAATACGGCAGAACAGGTACGCGATGGGATCTATCTTGAATTTTCAGATAATATCCTCATTAAGAACAATAGAAGCCTGAATAATATTCGTTACGGGCTGCATTTCATGTTCTCAAATTACGATACTTACGAAAATAATCTTTTTCAGAATAATGGCGCAGGTGTGGCGGTGATGTTTTCCAAATTTATCACCATGAAAGGCAATCGCTTCAGCCAAAACTGGGGAACCGCTTCCTTTGGGCTGCTTCTAAAAGAGATCTACGATTCAGAGATCAGTTATAATACTTTTGAAGAAAATACCATCGGGATAAATATTGAAGGTTCTAATCGCATCAATTATCTGCATAACAATTTCAGAAATAACGGTTGGGCAGTCAAAGTACGGGGAGCCTGTTATACCAACATTTTCAGAAATAACAATTTTTATAACAACTCATTTGAGATCTCTTACAACAGCAATCTCAACGATAACGAATTTGACCATAATTACTGGAGTGAATACACGGGCTATGACCTCGACAAAAACGGAATTGGCGACGTGCCCTATCGGCCGGTAAAACTTTTTTCGTATATCGTGAACCGCACGCCCGAAACCATCATTCTGCTCAGAAGTCTTTTTATTGATATTATTGATTTTTCTGAAAAAGTTTCTCCGGTTTTTACTCCCGATAATTTAAAAGACGAACATCCCCTGCTTAAACCAGTTAACCATGATACTGATAAAAGATCTTAA
- a CDS encoding ABC transporter ATP-binding protein, translating into MILIKDLKKKFGKNEVLKGIDLEIGEGRIIAVLGPNGSGKTTLIKSILGMVIPDQGSIEMDGKPVKRNWNYRNNIDYLPQMANFPGNLKVSELIGMITDLRSKPADTEKLIQKFHLQPFLNKKLGNLSGGTKQKVNLVLTFMFDSPLIILDEPTTGLDPIAHLILKELIAEERKKGKTILITSHIMSFVEEIAEEIVFLLEGKIYFQGSISQLNEETHEKDFEHAIAKILTSGYA; encoded by the coding sequence ATGATACTGATAAAAGATCTTAAGAAGAAATTTGGCAAAAATGAGGTGCTGAAAGGTATTGATCTCGAAATTGGCGAGGGACGTATCATTGCCGTTTTGGGTCCAAATGGTTCGGGAAAGACAACTTTGATAAAAAGCATTCTGGGTATGGTGATCCCAGATCAGGGATCTATAGAGATGGATGGCAAACCGGTAAAACGCAACTGGAATTACAGAAATAACATCGATTATTTGCCGCAAATGGCAAATTTTCCAGGGAATTTGAAGGTTTCCGAACTTATTGGAATGATCACTGATCTTCGTTCCAAACCGGCAGATACCGAAAAGCTCATCCAGAAATTCCATTTACAGCCTTTTCTGAATAAAAAACTGGGGAATCTCTCCGGCGGAACGAAACAAAAGGTGAATTTGGTGCTCACCTTTATGTTCGACAGTCCGCTGATCATTCTTGACGAGCCTACCACCGGCCTTGATCCCATCGCCCATCTTATCCTGAAAGAGCTTATCGCGGAAGAACGAAAAAAAGGAAAAACCATTCTTATCACTTCGCACATAATGAGTTTTGTGGAAGAGATCGCTGAGGAGATCGTCTTTTTACTGGAAGGAAAGATCTATTTCCAGGGCAGTATTTCGCAGCTGAATGAAGAGACTCACGAAAAAGATTTTGAACACGCCATTGCAAAAATTTTAACTTCTGGTTATGCTTAA
- a CDS encoding ABC transporter permease codes for MLKILKYSFYDLIRSRWSYVYFLFYLLLGFVLLFLNNDLSKAVITLMNVIIILVPLIGTIFGVMYYYNSKEFTELLLAQPVRRSSIFLGQYFGVALSLALSLIIGLGIPFIFYGVLNSDAIGNFLLLLVTGAFLSLIFTALAFVIALKNDNKIKGFGYAILLWLFLAVVYDGIFLMSLVIFEDYPLDKFSLVATMLNPIDLSRILVILKMDISALLGYTGAVFQQFFGTSLGMIISFFILLCWVIFPISWINRISRKKDF; via the coding sequence ATGCTTAAAATATTGAAATACAGTTTTTACGACCTCATCAGAAGCCGCTGGAGTTATGTCTATTTTCTATTCTACCTGCTCCTGGGATTTGTATTGCTTTTTTTGAATAACGACCTTTCAAAAGCGGTCATCACCCTAATGAATGTGATCATTATCCTTGTACCGCTAATCGGCACCATTTTCGGGGTGATGTATTATTACAATTCTAAAGAATTTACTGAATTGCTGCTTGCGCAACCGGTAAGGAGAAGTTCGATCTTCCTGGGGCAATATTTTGGGGTGGCATTGTCGCTCGCACTTAGCTTAATTATTGGCCTTGGCATTCCTTTTATATTTTACGGAGTCCTGAACAGTGACGCCATCGGTAATTTTTTACTGCTGTTGGTCACCGGGGCTTTTCTCTCGCTCATCTTTACTGCGCTGGCTTTTGTGATCGCTCTTAAAAATGACAATAAGATCAAGGGTTTCGGATATGCCATTTTGCTTTGGTTATTCCTTGCCGTGGTGTATGACGGCATTTTCCTGATGAGCCTCGTGATCTTTGAAGATTATCCCCTGGACAAGTTTTCACTGGTTGCCACCATGCTCAATCCCATAGATCTCTCCCGCATTCTGGTCATTCTGAAAATGGACATTTCTGCACTTCTTGGATATACGGGAGCCGTTTTTCAGCAATTCTTCGGAACCAGTTTGGGGATGATTATTTCTTTCTTCATACTGCTTTGCTGGGTGATCTTTCCTATCTCCTGGATCAATAGGATTTCCAGGAAAAAGGACTTTTAA
- a CDS encoding thioredoxin family protein, which produces MKELLKKAVATAYNYQEYRGLVQHLADNNSTTGAPTEEKINFTKMNQQRMNRLDRTLNITGEEAKIFMNIPQKQIWLVILESWCGDGAQTIPLLNKIAEATDKIELKIIIRDENDEIIDQFLTNGTRSIPKLIILDEDLEVLDVWGPRSKEATRLVLEYKKRYGRIDGAFKAQLQLWYNKDKGQNIIRELIKIEDQLKDSSSALLT; this is translated from the coding sequence ATGAAAGAGCTACTAAAAAAGGCCGTGGCCACAGCTTATAATTATCAGGAATACCGGGGGCTCGTCCAGCATCTCGCCGATAATAACTCAACTACCGGCGCTCCCACAGAAGAGAAGATAAATTTCACAAAAATGAACCAGCAGCGAATGAATCGTCTTGACAGAACCCTCAATATCACCGGAGAAGAGGCGAAGATCTTCATGAACATTCCGCAAAAACAAATCTGGCTGGTGATCCTGGAATCCTGGTGCGGCGACGGAGCACAAACTATTCCCCTTTTGAATAAAATAGCTGAAGCTACAGATAAAATAGAGCTGAAGATCATCATAAGAGATGAAAATGATGAAATTATTGACCAGTTTCTTACCAATGGAACCCGCTCCATTCCAAAACTTATTATTCTTGACGAAGATCTTGAGGTTCTTGATGTTTGGGGACCAAGATCTAAAGAAGCGACCAGACTTGTTTTGGAGTATAAGAAAAGATATGGCCGAATTGACGGAGCTTTTAAAGCTCAGCTACAACTTTGGTACAATAAAGATAAAGGACAGAATATCATCCGCGAGCTAATAAAAATTGAAGACCAGCTAAAAGACAGTTCTTCAGCTTTGCTCACTTAG
- a CDS encoding RrF2 family transcriptional regulator, translating into MFSKACEYGIKATLFIAQESNHGNRASLKDIADAIDSPESFTAKILQKLVQQDIILSKKGPHGGFFTDPDHNKKLSEIVKAIDGDNIYQGCALGFGECSEDHPCPLHSEFLGIRNEFKGMLENTTVQDLVEKIELGQSFLKSELGNFQ; encoded by the coding sequence ATGTTTTCAAAAGCCTGTGAATACGGAATAAAAGCTACCCTTTTCATTGCCCAGGAATCGAACCACGGAAATCGTGCTTCTTTAAAAGACATTGCCGATGCTATTGATTCTCCGGAATCATTCACGGCGAAAATCCTTCAAAAACTTGTTCAGCAAGATATTATTCTTTCCAAAAAAGGTCCTCATGGAGGTTTTTTCACCGATCCCGATCATAATAAAAAACTTTCAGAAATTGTAAAAGCCATAGATGGAGACAACATTTATCAGGGTTGTGCTCTTGGTTTTGGAGAGTGTTCTGAAGATCACCCCTGTCCCCTGCACAGTGAATTCTTAGGTATTAGGAACGAATTTAAAGGTATGTTGGAGAATACCACTGTGCAGGATCTTGTAGAAAAAATTGAATTAGGACAGAGTTTTCTTAAAAGTGAACTTGGGAATTTTCAATGA
- the ric gene encoding iron-sulfur cluster repair di-iron protein, producing the protein MELTPDKTVAEVVTDNIKASHVFKKYGIDFCCGGGISIAKACEKKGIDYAKLEEDLKNLVADNDQKTNFKNFPLDTLIDYIVEVHHKYVMANIPLLLQYSGKVAKVHGDNHPEVKKVYELFQKVASELAVHMTKEEHVLFPFIKKMVKSEKEGKEMHFPHFTTVANPIIMMEDEHEEAGNILKEIASLTNNYTPPKGACNTFRALYDKLEEFQEDLHQHIHLENNILHPEAVKLEKRLKNRNASR; encoded by the coding sequence ATGGAACTTACACCAGACAAAACAGTTGCTGAAGTAGTGACTGATAATATAAAAGCCTCCCATGTTTTCAAAAAATATGGTATCGACTTTTGTTGCGGAGGCGGAATAAGCATCGCTAAAGCCTGTGAGAAAAAAGGTATTGATTATGCGAAGCTGGAAGAAGATCTTAAGAATTTGGTAGCGGACAATGACCAGAAGACCAATTTCAAGAATTTTCCATTAGACACTCTCATAGATTATATCGTTGAAGTTCATCATAAATATGTTATGGCTAATATTCCATTACTGCTTCAGTATTCCGGAAAAGTAGCAAAAGTTCATGGCGATAATCATCCCGAGGTAAAAAAGGTTTATGAGCTATTTCAAAAAGTGGCCAGTGAGCTCGCCGTACATATGACAAAAGAAGAACACGTGCTCTTCCCTTTTATTAAAAAGATGGTAAAAAGTGAAAAAGAGGGAAAAGAAATGCATTTTCCTCATTTCACCACCGTGGCGAATCCTATAATTATGATGGAAGACGAGCATGAAGAAGCCGGAAACATTTTAAAGGAGATCGCCAGCCTGACCAATAACTATACTCCGCCAAAAGGAGCCTGTAATACCTTCAGGGCGCTGTATGATAAGCTTGAGGAATTTCAGGAAGATCTGCACCAGCATATTCATCTGGAAAATAATATTCTCCATCCTGAAGCAGTAAAACTGGAGAAAAGATTAAAAAATAGAAATGCTTCCAGGTAA